A DNA window from Nycticebus coucang isolate mNycCou1 chromosome 1, mNycCou1.pri, whole genome shotgun sequence contains the following coding sequences:
- the LOC128581835 gene encoding dnaJ homolog subfamily B member 6-like: MVGYYDVLGVQRHASAEDIKKAYGKLALKWHPDKNPENKEAAERKFKQVAEAYEVLSDPKKRDIYDKYGKEGLNGGGGGSHLDNPFDYGFTFRKPEDVFREFFGGRDPFRFDFFEDPFEDFIGNQRGLRGSRNRGTGSFFSGFSGFPPFGSGFSSFNTGFSVGFPAGFSSFGSLDHGGLTSFSSTSFGGSGMGNFKSVSTSTKIVNGRKITTKRIVENGQERVEVEEDGQLKSLTINGVADENALAEERMRRGQSALPAQPTSTRSLKPPKPASVRNAPRHASEDSEQGRQHTPGPWEATASAAGVKEGSKRKKQKQKEETKKKKSAKGNR; the protein is encoded by the coding sequence atgGTGGGTTACTATGATGTTTTAGGCGTGCAGAGACATGCTTCAGCCGAGGATATTAAAAAGGCGTACGGAAAACTGGCACTAAAGTGGCACCCAGATAAAAACCCTGAGAATAAAGAAGCAGCAGAGAGAAAATTCAAACAAGTAGCTGAGGCGTATGAGGTGTTGTCAGATCCTAAAAAGCGGGACATCTATGACAAATATGGCAAAGAAGGATTAAACGGTGGAGGAGGTGGAAGTCATCTGGACAATCCATTTGATTATGGCTTCACATTCCGTAAGCCCGAGGATGTCTTCAGGGAATTTTTTGGTGGAAGGGACCCCTTTAGATTTGACTTCTTTGAAGACCCATTTGAGGACTTTATTGGGAATCAGAGGGGTCTCCGAGGAAGCAGAAACCGAGGAACAGGGTCGTTTTTCTCTGGCTTTAGTGGATTTCCACCTTTTGGaagtggattttcttcttttaatacagGATTTTCTGTGGGATTTCCTGCAGGATTTTCTTCATTTGGGTCGCTAGATCACGGAGGTCTGACTTCATTCTCTTCCACATCATTTGGTGGTAGTGGGATGGGCAACTTCAAGTCTGTATCGACTTCTACAAAAATAGTTAATGGCAGAAAGATCACTACAAAGAGAATCGTGGAGAATGGTCAAGAAAGAGTGGAAGTTGAGGAAGACGGGCAGCTCAAGTCCCTGACAATAAATGGTGTGGCAGACGAGAACGCCCTGGCGGAGGAGCGCATGCGGAGAGGACAGAGCGCCCTGCCGGCGCAGCCCACCAGCACCCGCTCGCTGAAGCCGCCGAAACCGGCCTCCGTGCGAAACGCACCCCGCCACGCTTCTGAGGACAGCGAGCAGGGGCGCCAGCACACCCCCGGGCCCTGGGAGGCCACCGCGTCTGCAGCAGGGGTCAAGGAAGGTAGCAAGAGGAAGaagcagaagcagaaagaggagacGAAGAAGAAGAAGTCGGCCAAGGGCAACCGCTAG